In Nicotiana tabacum cultivar K326 chromosome 2, ASM71507v2, whole genome shotgun sequence, the following proteins share a genomic window:
- the LOC107826088 gene encoding aspartic proteinase 36, translating to MGCRMKFLNVVLVVAAVMAAAAAVAFGAEKLPAGVLSLERIFPLNGKMELEEVRARDRARHARMLQSFAGGIVNFPVVGSSDPYLVGLYFTKVRLGTPPREYNVQIDTGSDILWVTCSSCDDCPRTSGLGVELNFYDATISSTASPISCADQVCASIVQTASAECSTETNQCGYSFQYGDGSGTTGHYVADLLYFDTVLGTSLIANSSAPIIFGCSTSQSGDLTKTDRAIDGIFGFGQQGLSVISQLSSHRITPKVFSHCLKGEGNGGGILVLGEILDPRIVYSPLVPSQAHYNVYLQSIAVNGQLVPVDPSVFATSGNRGTIVDSGTTLAYIATEAYDPFVNAITAAVSPSVRPIISRGKPCFLVSSSIAEIFPPVSLNFDGGASMALRPSDYLVHMGFVEGAAMWCIGFEKQDQGVTILGDLVLKDKIFVYDLARQRIGWADYDCSSSVNVSITSGKDEFINAGQLSVNRASGSLLFNPRHTRTIFHLLSLVLMIGSPFLT from the exons ATGGGATGCCGCATGAAATTCTTGAATGTGGTTTTGGTGGTGGCGGCGGTGATGGCTGCTGCCGCCGCCGTGGCCTTCGGAGCTGAGAAATTGCCGGCGGGAGTGCTTAGTTTGGAAAGGATTTTTCCTTTGAATGGGAAGATGGAGCTGGAGGAGGTTAGAGCAAGGGACAGAGCTAGGCATGCTCGAATGTTGCAGAGTTTTGCTGGTGGTATTGTTAATTTTCCTGTTGTCGGTTCATCTGACCCTTATCTTGTCGG CCTTTATTTTACAAAAGTAAGACTGGGAACTCCACCAAGAGAATACAATGTGCAGATCGACACTGGCAGTGATATCCTATGGGTCACATGTAGTTCCTGCGATGATTGTCCTCGGACAAGTGGACTTGGG GTTGAGCTCAACTTCTATGATGCTACCATCTCGTCAACTGCTTCTCCCATTTCTTGTGCAGACCAAGTGTGCGCCTCTATAGTTCAAACTGCCTCCGCTGAGTGCTCTACGGAAACCAATCAGTGTGGTTACTCCTTTCAATATGGAGATGGGAGTGGCACAACTGGCCATTACGTAGCCGATTTACTATATTTTGACACAGTCCTGGGAACTTCTTTGATTGCCAACTCTTCAGCACCGATTATTTTTGG GTGCAGCACCTCTCAGTCTGGGGACTTGACCAAGACGGACAGAGCAATTGATGGGATATTTGGGTTTGGTCAACAGGGTCTTTCAGTAATATCTCAACTGTCTTCTCATCGGATTACTCCTAAAGTATTTTCACATTGCTTGAAAGGAGAGGGAAATGGTGGAGGTATACTAGTCCTTGGTGAGATTTTGGATCCGAGAATCGTATATAGTCCCCTTGTTCCGTCACA GGCGCATTACAATGTATATCTGCAGAGCATTGCTGTTAATGGACAGTTGGTGCCTGTTGATCCATCAGTGTTTGCGACATCTGGCAATCGAGGAACTATTGTGGATTCTGGTACAACTTTGGCTTATATTGCCACAGAAGCTTATGATCCCTTTGTCAATGCT ATAACTGCTGCTGTTTCACCATCAGTTAGGCCAATCATCTCACGAGGAAAACCGTGCTTTCTAGTGTCCTCGAG CATAGCAGAGATATTTCCCCCAGTTTCTCTAAACTTTGATGGTGGTGCATCGATGGCTTTAAGACCATCAGACTACCTTGTGCATATGGGCTTTGTC GAAGGTGCTGCTATGTGGTGCATCGGCTTTGAAAAACAGGATCAAGGTGTAACAATTTTAGGAG aTCTTGTTCTGAAAGATAAGATCTTTGTGTATGACTTAGCTCGGCAAAGGATTGGATGGGCAGATTATGATT GTTCATCATCTGTGAATGTGTCTATAACCTCTGGCAAGGATGAATTTATCAATGCTGGACAGTTAAGCGTGAACCGTGCATCAGGCAGTTTGCTGTTCAATCCGCGGCACACTAGAACTATATTTCATCTGCTATCGTTGGTTCTGATGATTGGTTCCCCATTTTTAACTTAA
- the LOC107826073 gene encoding uncharacterized protein LOC107826073, which translates to MAIRAFLLFLILLVSSYTTFALYEDQVGLMDWHQQYIGKVKKAVFQTHKAGRKRVVVSTEENVIAALDLRHGEIFWRQVLGVNDVIDEIDIALGKYVVTLSSGGSILRAWNLPDGQMVWESFLLGSNPSRSLLLTPANFGADKDNVILVYGSGYLHAVSSIDGDILWKKDLAQKGIDVHHLVHLEESGMLYALGVGDRSQFEAYVINVGNGELLKHSSMEFPGGFSGDLSLSTSDKAVALDSSGSILVTISFVGGEIKFQEVHISDLLQGFSGVAVLLPSKLAGMVAVKINRSLLFVKVKDEGTLEVVDRVPHVEAVSDSLSFAEGQTAFGLIQQDGGKIRLTVKSSDDWKTHFLKESIEVDQPRGLVHKVFINNYIRTDRTYGFRALIVMEDHSLLLLQQGAVVWYREDGLASIIDVTTSELPVEKAGVSVAKVEHNLFEWLKGHLLKLKATLMLATPDDVAVVQRMRLQSAEKSKMTRDHNGFRKLLIVLTRAGKLFALHTGDGRIVWSRLLNAFRNSGTCESPRGLKLHQWQVPHHHALDENPSVLVVGTCRHNSDASGILSFVDAYRGEELNYLAPVHSITQVIPLPFTDSIEQRLHLIIDAEGYGHLYPRTLEAVGIFQKELGNIYWYSVGVNNNLLKGHVVKKNCKPEIADDYCFESIDLWSVIFPSDSEKVIATSTRKLSEVVHTQAKVVAEDVLYKYISKNVLFLATVTPKAIGDIGSVIPEDSWLFVYLVDTITGRVLHRMSHHGCQGPVHAVFSENWVVYHYFNLRAHRYEMSVVEIYDQSRADNKDVLKLVLGKHNLSAPVSSYSRPEVMTKSQSYFFTHTVKTIAVTSTAKGITSKQLLIGTIGDQVLALDKRFLDPRRTLNPTQAEKEEGIIPLTDSLPIMPQAYVTHALKVEGLKSIITIPAKLESTTLVFAHGVDLFFTRLAPSKTYDSLTEDFNYALLLLTIVALVIAIFVTWIWSERKELQEKWR; encoded by the exons ATGGCGATTAGGGCTTTTCTTCTGTTTCTCATCTTATTAGTTTCATCTTACACGACTTTTGCTCTTTATGAAGATCAAGTTGGCCTCATGGACTG GCATCAACAGTATATTGGAAAAGTGAAAAAGGCAGTGTTCCAGACACACAAGGCCGGTAGGAAACGTGTTGTGGTATCTACTGAAGAGAATGTAATCGCTGCCCTCGATCTTCGTCACGGCGAGATTT TTTGGAGGCAGGTTTTGGGAGTCAATGATGTCATTGATGAAATCGATATCGCCCTCggaaaat ATGTTGTCACACTATCATCAGGAGGAAGTATCTTAAGAGCGTGGAACCTTCCTGATGGCCAGATGGTGTGGGAGTCATTCCTTCTTGGATCAAATCCCTCGAGATCATTGTTGTTGACTCCA GCAAATTTTGGAGCTGACAAGGACAATGTGATTCTGGTTTATGGAAGTGGTTACCTGCATGCTGTTTCAAGCATTGACGGTGACATTCTCTGGAAGAAGGATTTGGCACAGAAAGG CATCGACGTTCATCATTTGGTTCATCTCGAAGAAAGTGGCATGTTATATGCATTAGGAGTTGGTGATAGGTCCCAATTTGAAGCATATGTAATCAATGTTGGGAATGGTGAACTGCTGAAGCATAGTAGCATGGAATTTCCTGGTGGATTTTCTGGTGATTTGTCATTATCTACAAGTGACAAAGCAGTGGCGCTTGATTCCTCTGGGTCAATCTTAGTCACGATAAGCTTTGTTGGTGGAGAAATTAAATTTCAGGAGGTCCATATTTCCGATCTTCTTCAGGGTTTTTCAGGAGTAGCAGTATTATTACCTTCCAAACTTGCAGGAATGGTTGCCGTGAAAATCAATAGATCTTTGTTATTTGTGAAAGTGAAAGATGAAGGCACACTGGAGGTAGTTGACAGAGTCCCTCATGTTGAAGCCGTAAGTGATTCTTTGTCTTTCGCTGAAGGCCAAACCGCTTTTGGGCTGATTCAGCAAGATGGTGGTAAAATTCGTCTCACTGTGAAGTCTAGTGATGATTGGAAGACCCATTTTCTCAAGGAAAGTATTGAAGTCGACCAACCGAGGGGACTTGTGCACAAGGTCTTCATCAACAACTATATCCGAACAGATCGAACTTATGGATTTAGGGCTTTGATTGTCATGGAAGACCATTCATTGCTGTTATTACAACAAGGTGCAGTTGTCTGGTATAGAGAAGATGGGCTTGCATCTATTATAGATGTAACAACTTCAGAGTTGCCCGTAGAAAAGGCTGGTGTTTCTGTTGCAAAAGTGGAGCACAACCTCTTTGAATGGCTTAAG GGACATTTGCTGAAGCTAAAAGCGACTTTAATGCTTGCAACCCCTGATGATGTAGCAGTGGTTCAGAGAATGAGGTTACAAAGTGCTGAGAAAAGCAAGATGACCCGAGACCACAATGGATTTAGGAAGCTACTCATTGTACTTACACGAGCAGGGAAACTTTTTGCACTTCACACAGGAGATGGTCGAATTGTTTGGTCTCGACTACTGAATGCTTTCCGTAACTCAGGAACTTGTGAAAGTCCAAGGGGCCTCAAGTTACATCAGTGGCAGGTGCCACATCATCATGCATTAGATGAGAACCCATCAGTCCTTGTGGTTGGTACATGTAGACATAATTCAGATGCATCTGGTATTCTCTCCTTTGTTGATGCATACAGAGGAGAGGAGCTTAATTACTTAGCACCTGTTCATTCCATTACACAAGTTATTCCTCTGCCATTTACCGATTCAATAGAGCAGCGTTTACATCTAATAATAGATGCAGAGGGGTATGGACACCTTTACCCTAGAACTCTTGAAGCAGTTGGTATTTTCCAAAAGGAGTTGGGAAATATATACTGGTATTCAGTTGGCGTAAACAATAATCTCTTAAAGGGGCATGTGGTGAAGAAAAACTGCAAACCGGAGATAGCCGATGACTATTGTTTTGAATCCATTGACCTTTGGTCTGTTATATTCCCCTCAGATTCGGAAAAGGTCATTGCAACTTCAACCAGAAAATTGAGTGAG GTTGTTCATACACAAGCTAAGGTTGTTGCAGAGGATGTGTTGTATAAATATATATCTAAGAATGTGCTATTTCTGGCGACTGTTACACCTAAAGCAATAGGTGACATTGGATCAGTGATCCCTGAAGATTCCTGGCTTTTTGTTTATCTTGTTGACACAATAACTGGCCGAGTGCTGCACCGCATGTCTCATCATGGCTGTCAGGGACCTGTACATGCA GTCTTTAGTGAAAATTGGGTTGTCTATCACTACTTCAACCTACGTGCACACAGATATGAAATGTCTGTTGTTGAGATCTACGATCAATCTCGCGCG GACAACAAAGATGTCCTGAAGCTTGTTCTTGGAAAGCATAATCTTAGTGCACCTGTCTCTTCCTACTCGCGTCCTGAAGTGATGACTAAGTCTCAATCTTATTTTTTTACACATACTGTGAAAACAATAGCAGTTACCTCAACAGCGAAAGGCATTACCTCCAAGCAGTTGCTTATTGGCACAATTGGTGATCAG GTTTTAGCACTTGATAAGCGTTTTCTCGATCCTCGACGAACTTTGAACCCTACTCAAGCTGAAAAAGAGGAAGGGATTATACCTCTTACTGACTCATTGCCAATCATGCCACAG GCTTATGTTACACATGCTCTTAAAGTGGAAGGCCTTAAAAGCATAATAACTATACCGGCAAAGCTAGAGTCAACCACCCTTGTCTTTGCTCATGGAGTGGATCTCTTTTTCACTCGGCTTGCCCCTTCAAAGACGTATGACTCTCTTACTGAGGATTTCAATTATGCTTTGCTTCTGCTTACCATAGTTGCCCTAGTTATAGCGATCTTTGTAACGTGGATTTGGTCGGAGAGGAAAGAGTTGCAGGAGAAGTGGAGGTGA